From the genome of Meiothermus sp. CFH 77666, one region includes:
- a CDS encoding sugar synthetase, translating into MLDEILLLTNGPGELSTWVPPVLSRLRREAPRARIELFLIRDQFAAGTEQAKARELALEAISGRSALVRRLLRGKARGRGLVLMLGGAPRDAVLLGRATGYPAFSYTFDAKAHHPGLRAVLVDSERTKSAMQARGADPSRVVVVGNLVVDALNEAPPQPTQPADVLLFAGSRPFAARYLLGFLLAAAEQMAAQRPGLRFAWVRSRLLPEAVVAEALQAHLVQDIGGVGASWAGRGLRTQHGLEVAVLDEPERYAAMRLASLAITIPGTNTLELALAGLPSLVLLPLHKPEMLPLEGIWHWLLSLPGARPFKQQFVRGLVSRIPHLALPNQWLGERVFPELRGVFRPTEVAVAGLELLAPQRAQEVRAKLERLEARPGADKLVAYVLANC; encoded by the coding sequence ATGCTGGATGAAATCCTGCTCCTGACCAACGGCCCTGGCGAGCTTTCGACCTGGGTTCCGCCGGTGCTTTCGCGCTTGCGACGGGAAGCCCCCAGGGCTCGGATTGAGCTCTTTCTGATCCGAGATCAGTTTGCCGCCGGAACCGAGCAGGCCAAGGCCAGGGAGCTGGCACTGGAGGCCATCTCGGGCCGATCGGCGCTGGTTCGGCGGCTTCTGCGGGGCAAAGCCAGAGGCCGGGGGCTGGTGTTGATGCTGGGGGGTGCGCCGCGCGATGCAGTTTTGCTGGGCCGGGCCACGGGGTATCCGGCTTTTTCCTACACCTTCGATGCCAAGGCCCATCACCCCGGTCTGCGGGCAGTGCTGGTGGACTCCGAGCGCACCAAAAGCGCCATGCAGGCTAGAGGCGCCGACCCCAGCCGCGTGGTAGTGGTGGGTAACCTGGTGGTGGATGCCCTGAACGAAGCCCCCCCGCAACCCACCCAGCCCGCCGATGTGCTGCTGTTTGCGGGCAGCCGCCCTTTTGCGGCCCGCTACCTGCTGGGGTTTTTGCTGGCGGCAGCCGAGCAGATGGCGGCCCAGAGGCCGGGGCTTCGCTTTGCCTGGGTCAGGAGTCGCCTTTTGCCAGAAGCTGTGGTGGCGGAGGCGCTGCAAGCGCATCTGGTGCAAGACATCGGGGGGGTGGGGGCTAGTTGGGCAGGGCGGGGCTTGCGTACCCAGCATGGCCTCGAGGTGGCCGTGCTGGATGAGCCTGAGCGCTATGCAGCCATGCGCCTGGCTTCACTGGCGATTACCATTCCGGGCACCAACACCCTCGAGCTGGCCCTGGCCGGTCTGCCCTCGCTGGTGCTGTTGCCCCTGCACAAGCCGGAGATGCTGCCGCTGGAGGGCATCTGGCACTGGCTCCTGAGCCTGCCGGGGGCCCGGCCCTTCAAGCAACAGTTTGTGCGGGGCCTGGTCTCGCGCATTCCCCACCTGGCCCTGCCCAACCAGTGGCTGGGCGAGCGGGTTTTCCCGGAGCTACGCGGAGTTTTTAGACCTACCGAGGTCGCGGTGGCCGGGTTGGAACTGCTGGCCCCCCAGCGGGCCCAGGAAGTCCGGGCCAAACTCGAGCGCCTCGAGGCACGGCCCGGAGCCGATAAGCTGGTGGCGTATGTACTGGCTAACTGCTGA
- the lpxA gene encoding acyl-ACP--UDP-N-acetylglucosamine O-acyltransferase yields MSRVAIHPTAVVSSRAHLASDVKIGPYAVIEGPCEIGPGVEIGAHAVIHPFVRLAAGVRVGPHSVLGGEPQDLSFRGQETWLEVGAGTVLREGVILHRSTKEERPTRIGAACYLMGHVHVGHDAQIGDGVILTQSVAVAGHVEIGDYAVVGGLAGIHQFVRIGTRAMVGALSKPTRDVLPFSLAEGSPALHYRLNTVGLRRAGVSGERYRALEQAFRAVREGRPLDNLPDTEEVETLKAFLAAPSKRNLSGFVRGEPSFEG; encoded by the coding sequence GTGAGCCGGGTGGCTATTCATCCCACCGCCGTGGTCTCGTCCAGGGCGCACCTGGCCTCCGACGTGAAGATTGGGCCGTATGCCGTGATCGAGGGCCCCTGTGAGATTGGCCCTGGGGTAGAGATTGGAGCTCACGCAGTAATCCACCCTTTTGTGCGGCTGGCGGCGGGTGTCAGGGTGGGGCCGCACTCGGTGCTGGGGGGAGAGCCCCAGGATCTGAGCTTTCGGGGCCAGGAAACCTGGCTCGAGGTCGGGGCCGGTACGGTCTTGCGCGAAGGGGTCATCCTGCACCGCTCCACCAAAGAGGAGAGGCCCACCCGCATCGGGGCCGCCTGTTATCTGATGGGCCATGTGCATGTGGGCCACGATGCCCAAATAGGGGATGGGGTGATCCTGACCCAGAGCGTGGCCGTGGCCGGGCATGTGGAGATTGGCGATTATGCCGTGGTGGGAGGGCTGGCCGGCATCCACCAGTTTGTACGCATTGGAACCCGGGCCATGGTGGGGGCCCTTTCCAAACCCACCCGGGACGTCCTGCCGTTCTCGCTGGCGGAGGGCAGCCCGGCCCTGCATTACCGCCTGAATACGGTGGGGCTGCGCCGGGCCGGGGTGAGCGGCGAGCGCTACCGGGCCCTCGAGCAAGCCTTCCGGGCGGTACGCGAAGGCAGACCCCTCGACAACCTGCCCGACACCGAAGAAGTAGAGACCCTCAAGGCCTTTTTGGCAGCCCCCTCCAAACGCAACCTTTCGGGTTTTGTGCGAGGGGAGCCGAGTTTTGAGGGGTAA